The Stieleria sp. JC731 genome has a segment encoding these proteins:
- a CDS encoding TolC family protein: MAAYVSLVGVSHLQSDSFADDPWSNQSQQELTETAMPTSDRQTFAAFLQMVESDSLHADEAIRTVEPTALFVQEVSQDDDSQAAEAREQPSGLTLADVVASLYRSYPEIEQAREINVIASGERVSAYGAYDTKFQAESLSEPTGFYENYRNSLGLARQLWWGGYLSAGYRIGRGEFQPWYGERATHEAGEGKLTWIQPLLRGRALDAERVAVFQASLARAAAGPQLLQQILASSRDATIAYWGWVTSGAVLEAQQELLALAEVRSKQITAGVEAGKFKRVDLIFNEQLIAERKAEVLKAEQKYRSSSIKLSLYLRDSTGNPLVPEDEWLPHQFPSIQSDLQVNLQNELVSAFSRRPEPQILNFQLQQVHWDRRLACNDMLPTLDFVSQASQDVGPPASSKDDKGDFELVIGIQSEVPIQRRKARGKIQSTSAKMRQLNEKIRLVRDKIATEIAIANNRLNLSAQVVEQRETAFRSALDTLTRYRIGFEQGYIDLIYLNLLETKANETEIKLVEAQQDWFLALSELQLSLGLDPLEQAMIIASLPESELVGPGNVPEITIEDDDVPGKRD, encoded by the coding sequence TTGGCCGCCTACGTTTCGCTTGTGGGCGTTAGCCATCTTCAGTCCGATAGTTTCGCGGACGATCCATGGTCGAACCAATCGCAGCAAGAATTGACTGAGACTGCGATGCCGACAAGTGATCGGCAAACATTTGCTGCGTTTTTGCAGATGGTCGAATCAGATTCACTGCATGCAGACGAAGCGATCCGAACCGTTGAACCGACAGCGTTGTTCGTGCAGGAAGTGTCTCAGGACGATGATTCGCAGGCCGCCGAAGCACGGGAACAGCCGTCAGGCCTGACGCTGGCCGATGTTGTGGCAAGTTTGTACCGATCTTATCCCGAGATCGAACAGGCTCGTGAAATAAACGTGATCGCCTCCGGTGAACGTGTTTCAGCATACGGAGCCTATGACACGAAGTTTCAGGCGGAATCACTATCCGAACCGACCGGCTTTTACGAGAACTATCGAAACAGTCTTGGTCTTGCTCGCCAGTTATGGTGGGGGGGCTATCTGTCGGCCGGGTATCGGATCGGACGTGGTGAGTTTCAACCATGGTACGGCGAGCGGGCCACGCATGAAGCTGGCGAAGGCAAGCTGACTTGGATTCAGCCCTTGCTGCGTGGACGGGCACTTGATGCCGAGCGTGTGGCCGTGTTCCAAGCCTCATTGGCTCGCGCCGCGGCCGGACCACAGCTTTTACAACAGATCTTGGCTTCATCGCGAGATGCGACGATTGCTTATTGGGGATGGGTGACATCGGGTGCAGTGCTGGAAGCTCAACAAGAACTGCTTGCACTTGCTGAAGTCCGATCCAAGCAAATCACTGCGGGTGTCGAGGCTGGAAAGTTTAAACGTGTTGACTTAATTTTCAACGAACAACTGATCGCCGAACGGAAAGCAGAAGTCCTCAAGGCCGAGCAAAAATATCGGTCATCATCGATCAAGCTAAGTCTCTATCTACGTGACAGCACGGGCAATCCACTGGTTCCTGAAGACGAATGGTTGCCACATCAATTCCCGAGCATCCAGTCGGACTTGCAAGTGAATCTGCAAAACGAACTGGTGTCGGCATTCTCACGGCGGCCCGAGCCTCAGATTTTGAACTTTCAGCTGCAGCAAGTGCACTGGGATCGTCGGCTCGCTTGCAATGACATGCTGCCAACTTTGGATTTCGTTTCGCAGGCAAGCCAGGACGTTGGCCCGCCCGCATCCAGCAAAGACGACAAGGGCGATTTTGAGCTGGTGATCGGGATCCAAAGCGAGGTTCCAATCCAGCGGCGGAAGGCTCGCGGTAAGATTCAGTCGACGTCTGCGAAGATGCGGCAATTGAATGAAAAGATTCGATTGGTTCGAGACAAGATCGCAACCGAAATTGCGATCGCCAACAATCGGCTGAATCTATCAGCACAAGTTGTCGAGCAACGCGAAACTGCGTTTCGGTCTGCCTTGGATACCCTAACCCGATATCGCATCGGATTCGAACAAGGCTACATCGACTTGATCTATTTGAATCTTCTTGAAACCAAAGCGAACGAGACGGAAATCAAATTGGTCGAGGCTCAGCAAGACTGGTTTCTGGCGCTAAGCGAGCTGCAGCTTTCACTCGGATTGGATCCACTCGAGCAAGCGATGATTATCGCGTCGCTTCCAGAAAGCGAGTTGGTCGGGCCTGGCAATGTCCCTGAAATCACCATTGAGGACGATGACGTTCCTGGAAAACGTGACTGA
- a CDS encoding putative ABC exporter domain-containing protein, producing the protein MIHPALVRLTWMLTKAGLRHLYKRIKTPAGAVFAVVILGFLGFAFGPSLILLNKPTDLKFEGLATYGWSVGPVALFSAAVIAVLTDSGKSMLDLRPPELQFVLAGPFTSHQILTYRLWTIGMGLAPVCLMCSLGLKPHFQSWIAATIGVFLSIFFIFLIAFHYTLLLPRLSTFAVRSIRILLLGASAAVAAESAYNILQYSDELNFPALADCIGHSYTGTVFGFLFRPFAFAALSPLDSSLLLWASVSFGLLSLVTISCYINSVGFAELAVAGVARRQKRIERIRSGNFHGASRNDSKQYQSPIPTLPFMHGAGPIAWTELTTMMRRTGKLLIGLMLLSLVASITGIFIVNVHPETLNPNFRTYSPFIGFGTACYVAGLISVGNAIGLARPSKVLTWYKLVPIDPLAIAVGALAGQGAIFFCIQFAIQLPTIIISSNSLLQSASMLVPGFAFAIVLSSLTNLIATLTGLRPIPQGTPDIFQGTRVLFFMLLLGIGMIPPAMTALGTSALVASIFGMQLASFALGGSAGALVWVPAIWWITGRKFHQSETINAD; encoded by the coding sequence ATGATTCATCCGGCTCTCGTTCGCCTTACATGGATGCTGACCAAAGCTGGTTTGCGCCATTTGTACAAGCGGATTAAAACCCCAGCCGGCGCCGTGTTCGCGGTGGTCATCTTAGGGTTCCTTGGGTTTGCATTTGGGCCATCCCTGATCTTGCTTAACAAGCCTACCGATCTGAAGTTCGAAGGTTTGGCGACATACGGATGGAGCGTGGGGCCCGTCGCACTTTTCTCTGCCGCTGTCATCGCGGTTCTCACCGATAGCGGAAAGTCGATGTTGGATCTGCGACCGCCGGAGTTGCAGTTTGTGTTGGCAGGGCCGTTCACTTCCCACCAAATACTCACGTACCGTTTGTGGACGATCGGGATGGGGTTGGCGCCGGTTTGCCTGATGTGTTCGCTGGGGCTAAAGCCTCATTTTCAAAGCTGGATCGCAGCGACGATTGGAGTTTTTCTATCGATCTTTTTTATCTTTTTGATCGCGTTCCACTACACGCTGCTGTTGCCAAGGCTTTCGACGTTTGCGGTTCGGTCGATTCGAATTTTATTGCTAGGTGCCAGCGCCGCTGTTGCCGCCGAGTCCGCTTACAACATCCTTCAGTATTCTGACGAGCTGAACTTTCCGGCACTCGCTGATTGCATCGGTCACTCATACACGGGGACGGTGTTTGGTTTTCTATTTCGTCCATTCGCTTTCGCGGCACTTTCGCCGCTTGATAGTTCGCTGTTGCTTTGGGCATCGGTAAGCTTCGGTTTGTTGTCGCTGGTCACGATCAGCTGCTACATCAATAGTGTTGGCTTCGCCGAGCTTGCGGTCGCAGGGGTGGCGCGTCGTCAGAAGAGGATCGAACGAATTCGTAGCGGAAACTTCCACGGAGCAAGCCGAAACGATTCCAAACAATACCAATCGCCGATTCCGACGCTCCCGTTTATGCATGGAGCCGGACCGATCGCTTGGACAGAGTTGACGACGATGATGCGCCGGACCGGCAAACTGCTGATCGGGCTAATGCTGTTAAGTTTGGTTGCCAGCATCACGGGGATATTCATTGTCAATGTACATCCGGAGACGCTAAATCCCAACTTTCGCACCTACAGTCCATTTATCGGATTCGGAACGGCGTGCTACGTTGCGGGATTGATTTCGGTTGGCAACGCGATCGGATTGGCGAGGCCATCAAAGGTTTTAACTTGGTACAAGCTGGTACCAATCGACCCGTTGGCGATCGCGGTCGGAGCCCTCGCCGGTCAAGGCGCGATCTTTTTTTGTATCCAGTTTGCGATCCAGTTGCCAACGATCATCATCAGTTCAAATTCGCTACTGCAGTCCGCCAGTATGCTGGTACCGGGGTTTGCGTTCGCGATTGTGCTGTCTTCGCTGACGAACTTGATCGCCACGTTGACCGGTCTGCGTCCGATTCCGCAGGGGACACCCGACATCTTTCAGGGCACGCGGGTGTTGTTTTTTATGCTGCTGCTGGGGATCGGGATGATTCCGCCTGCCATGACCGCATTGGGGACATCCGCCCTGGTGGCTTCGATCTTCGGGATGCAACTGGCATCTTTCGCACTCGGCGGATCGGCGGGGGCCCTGGTGTGGGTGCCCGCGATTTGGTGGATCACGGGAAGAAAATTTCATCAAAGCGAAACCATCAACGCCGATTGA
- a CDS encoding HlyD family secretion protein produces the protein MSNANDSKNHLSIIATRLSADDFPALQMVRTGRYVRIAGRLTIWVLVFSIAAMIFVPWRQTARGTGVVVALDPQQRPQSMLSQAKGVISYVKPGLREGSYVEQGELLLRMTPFAADGVSQLDSQIIALESKEAALKASLDVARQNETLQNSSGQSLKNSLERELEAAKQKWEQSKNEVSAVQAELSNKENQLQVAERVFPQGLISQEELITKRRAVEAQRAKVLQSENKVQEVYATLASKEEEIEAKKQEISIKNQEAANKVFDAISKLNTIEKEILDLRNKRSELDRLEIRAPRSGYIQQWYGRAGSDTIKEGERLFVIVPVADQLAVELSVNGNDMPLIKEGDRVRMQFEGWPAVQFVGWPSVAVGSFGGKVNRVFPTDDGKGNFRVIVVPDNHFERENGWPDSRYLRQGVRATGWVLLRRVPLGYEIWRQLNGFPPVVSDEAPKEAKGGKVKLPKP, from the coding sequence ATGTCCAACGCTAACGATTCCAAAAATCACTTGTCCATCATCGCCACCCGACTTTCTGCAGATGACTTTCCGGCTTTGCAGATGGTCAGGACAGGCCGCTATGTTCGTATCGCCGGGCGGCTAACGATTTGGGTATTGGTTTTCTCGATCGCCGCAATGATCTTCGTCCCTTGGCGACAAACGGCTCGCGGAACCGGTGTCGTCGTTGCGCTCGATCCACAGCAACGGCCGCAGTCGATGCTAAGTCAAGCCAAGGGGGTGATTAGCTACGTGAAGCCTGGTCTTCGCGAAGGAAGCTATGTCGAACAAGGTGAATTGCTGCTTCGGATGACCCCATTCGCTGCCGACGGGGTATCGCAGCTTGACAGTCAGATTATCGCTCTTGAATCCAAAGAGGCTGCGCTGAAAGCCAGTTTGGATGTCGCCCGACAGAACGAAACGTTGCAAAATTCGAGTGGGCAAAGCCTGAAGAATTCTCTGGAACGTGAATTGGAAGCTGCCAAGCAGAAGTGGGAACAGTCCAAGAATGAAGTCTCCGCGGTACAGGCTGAACTCAGCAACAAAGAGAACCAATTACAGGTTGCCGAGCGTGTCTTCCCACAGGGACTGATCTCACAAGAAGAACTAATCACCAAGCGTCGCGCTGTCGAGGCACAGCGTGCCAAGGTTCTGCAATCGGAAAACAAAGTGCAGGAAGTCTACGCGACTTTGGCTTCCAAAGAAGAAGAGATCGAAGCGAAGAAACAAGAGATTTCCATCAAAAACCAAGAAGCGGCGAACAAAGTTTTTGATGCGATCAGCAAGTTGAACACCATCGAAAAAGAGATCTTGGACCTCCGCAACAAACGTTCGGAATTGGATCGTTTGGAAATTCGCGCGCCACGATCTGGATACATACAACAGTGGTACGGTCGGGCGGGTAGCGACACCATCAAGGAGGGCGAACGGCTGTTCGTCATCGTTCCGGTCGCAGATCAATTGGCTGTCGAGCTAAGTGTGAACGGCAACGACATGCCACTTATTAAAGAAGGGGATCGCGTTCGGATGCAATTCGAAGGCTGGCCAGCAGTTCAGTTTGTCGGTTGGCCTTCGGTCGCTGTCGGTAGCTTCGGCGGCAAAGTCAACCGAGTTTTCCCAACTGATGATGGCAAAGGAAACTTCCGCGTAATCGTTGTCCCTGACAATCACTTCGAACGGGAGAACGGCTGGCCGGATAGCCGATATCTTCGTCAAGGTGTACGCGCAACAGGATGGGTTTTGCTGCGTCGAGTTCCTCTGGGTTATGAGATATGGCGTCAATTGAACGGATTCCCGCCGGTTGTTTCCGACGAAGCTCCCAAAGAAGCGAAGGGCGGCAAGGTCAAACTTCCCAAACCTTAG
- a CDS encoding ABC transporter ATP-binding protein yields the protein MDSQQNDNESAKPLSGRPIEKTVEAIALALDLRIDKHPVRRVVEEPKTLAEARQQTIEVAMDAGIVLRLTEYVSGSETFAAVRQGYAIAFQLSDGSWLVTQHLSGKKLDVIRIDSKQVHQEVTQSQLEQMLRQAGNFKMMVAKKEMECETLSLNNPNVAAHRHHPAPLQRFIALLKLDRHDIGLVVLFAGVAGILGLATPLVIESLVNVVSWGIYFQPLLILSGMLLVCLGIAGVLKILQTWVVELIQRRQFVRIVGDLAHRFPRAGRAQLEGVFPRELANRVFDIMTIQKASAVLLLDGITIVLTTILGLVLLAFYHPFLLGFDVILVITMVILTWVLGRGGIRTAIEESKTKYSVAHWLQDVISMPGAFKIGGGESLAVLRANQLTSEYIKARKRQFGVVIRQVIFAVGLQVFASTALLGLGGWLVIQGQLTLGQLIASELVVTTVVGAFAKAGKSLEKFYDLMAGIDKVGYMIDLTYDERGEIGDVPYGPLSVSWSDIVFESKTSTSKIPATTIEAGRMVALTGQNTYGKTELLKAIAGLSRPKSGGVQVDRFDAFEVALAKPGVLVGFAGPSEVFHGTIGENVGLGRDGLSAGMIRDVLQIVGLQQVVLGLPDGIDTRLQTNGAPLDEVQVLKLVIARAIVSKPQVLLFDRVFDHLSPDDRTNIFDYLTQSGPPVTIVIATDLREIVDRCQSKISIH from the coding sequence ATGGACTCACAACAGAACGACAACGAATCCGCCAAACCACTCAGTGGTCGCCCCATCGAGAAGACCGTGGAAGCGATCGCTTTGGCGTTGGATTTGCGAATCGACAAACATCCGGTGCGCCGAGTTGTTGAAGAGCCCAAGACGTTGGCTGAGGCTCGGCAGCAGACAATCGAAGTCGCGATGGACGCAGGAATCGTGCTCCGTCTGACCGAATACGTTTCCGGTTCCGAAACATTTGCGGCGGTGCGACAGGGCTATGCCATCGCATTTCAATTAAGCGACGGCAGCTGGTTGGTCACCCAGCATCTGTCAGGAAAAAAGCTGGATGTGATTCGAATCGACTCGAAACAGGTCCACCAGGAAGTCACGCAGTCACAGCTTGAACAAATGCTGCGGCAGGCGGGGAATTTCAAAATGATGGTCGCCAAGAAAGAGATGGAGTGCGAAACGCTGTCGTTAAACAATCCGAATGTCGCTGCTCATCGACATCATCCGGCACCGCTTCAGCGCTTCATTGCTTTGCTGAAATTGGATCGCCACGACATTGGCCTCGTTGTGCTGTTTGCCGGAGTGGCAGGAATCCTTGGCTTGGCGACGCCACTGGTGATCGAAAGTTTGGTCAACGTTGTCAGCTGGGGAATTTACTTTCAGCCTCTGCTGATTTTGTCGGGGATGTTACTGGTTTGCTTGGGGATTGCTGGCGTTTTAAAAATCTTGCAAACCTGGGTGGTCGAGCTCATTCAACGTCGTCAGTTCGTTCGGATTGTCGGTGACCTTGCGCACCGCTTCCCGCGCGCCGGGCGAGCCCAACTGGAAGGCGTTTTCCCTCGGGAACTCGCCAATCGCGTGTTTGACATCATGACGATCCAAAAGGCGAGCGCGGTGTTGTTGCTCGATGGGATCACCATCGTTTTGACAACCATCTTGGGCCTCGTATTACTCGCGTTTTACCACCCGTTCTTATTGGGGTTCGACGTCATCCTGGTGATCACCATGGTCATTCTGACTTGGGTTCTCGGACGTGGCGGGATTCGTACGGCAATCGAAGAATCCAAGACGAAGTATTCGGTCGCGCACTGGCTACAAGATGTGATTTCGATGCCCGGGGCTTTCAAAATCGGTGGTGGTGAATCGCTAGCGGTTTTAAGAGCCAATCAATTGACCAGTGAGTACATCAAAGCTCGCAAACGTCAGTTCGGTGTCGTGATCAGGCAGGTCATTTTCGCGGTCGGACTACAGGTCTTTGCATCTACCGCACTCCTTGGGCTGGGCGGTTGGTTGGTCATCCAGGGTCAGTTGACACTTGGACAATTAATCGCGAGCGAACTGGTGGTCACCACGGTTGTCGGTGCATTCGCAAAGGCCGGCAAGTCGCTCGAAAAGTTCTACGATTTGATGGCCGGCATTGATAAAGTCGGCTACATGATTGATCTGACCTACGACGAACGCGGCGAAATCGGTGATGTTCCCTACGGACCACTTTCGGTCAGTTGGTCGGACATCGTGTTTGAGTCAAAAACATCAACATCAAAGATTCCCGCGACAACAATCGAAGCGGGGCGAATGGTTGCTTTGACCGGACAGAACACCTACGGGAAAACGGAATTGCTGAAAGCGATCGCCGGATTGTCACGGCCAAAGTCTGGTGGCGTCCAGGTTGATCGATTCGATGCATTCGAGGTTGCGTTGGCAAAGCCTGGAGTCTTGGTGGGTTTCGCCGGACCGTCAGAAGTTTTTCATGGCACGATTGGCGAAAACGTCGGGCTCGGACGGGACGGACTTTCTGCCGGTATGATTCGTGATGTGCTTCAAATCGTCGGTTTGCAGCAGGTTGTGCTGGGGCTTCCCGATGGGATTGATACCCGTTTGCAAACCAACGGTGCTCCGTTGGACGAAGTTCAGGTGCTGAAGCTGGTTATCGCTCGTGCGATCGTTTCGAAGCCACAGGTGCTGCTGTTCGATCGCGTATTTGATCATCTCAGTCCAGACGATCGAACAAACATCTTCGACTACCTGACTCAATCGGGACCGCCGGTAACGATTGTGATTGCGACCGACCTGCGCGAAATCGTGGACCGTTGCCAGAGCAAGATTTCGATCCATTAG